One stretch of Candidatus Leptovillus gracilis DNA includes these proteins:
- a CDS encoding prevent-host-death protein, with the protein MKVFTYSEARQNLAKLLLLAQEEEIEIRRRDGAVFLLKSKKTDTSSPFAVPGIKTKATAKDIMDAVAESRSN; encoded by the coding sequence ATGAAAGTGTTTACATATTCAGAAGCTCGCCAAAATCTCGCTAAATTACTTTTGTTGGCTCAAGAAGAAGAGATCGAAATTCGCAGGAGAGATGGCGCTGTGTTCTTGTTGAAATCAAAGAAAACCGACACATCATCACCTTTTGCTGTGCCCGGCATAAAAACAAAAGCAACAGCAAAAGACATCATGGATGCTGTTGCTGAATCAAGGAGCAATTAG
- a CDS encoding methyltransferase domain-containing protein → MKAFYQVHNAPTNSVLLLNSQDEALNFPRGTITLAVSPTSGFIANVDFDPALTQYNARYEATQGYSSTFNRFHQKLAQDLIDRFDLRHKTVIEIGCDKGDFITMLCEMGPNTGIGFDPAYVPGRHPSEAADRLTFIADFYSEKYTDYHADFFACKMTLEHIPDTGDFMRTVRRAIGDREETIVFFQIPNAFYVLDDLAFWDVYYEHCSYFTKGSLAHLFRHTGFTVLDLWTDYDDQYLMIAARPTAVPDPNSPIPFGDDLDGVLTAVERFAAAVPQKIAAWQEKITALRAQGQTITLWGGGSKAVAFLTTLGLGVADIPYVVDINPHKAGTFLAGSGQEIVLPAHLVTDPPDVVIIMNPIYRAEIGRDLQAIGLTPTILTVEDI, encoded by the coding sequence ATGAAAGCCTTTTACCAGGTCCACAACGCGCCAACCAACAGCGTTCTGCTGCTCAACAGCCAGGATGAAGCCCTCAATTTCCCGCGTGGAACCATCACCCTGGCGGTCAGTCCTACCAGCGGCTTCATCGCCAACGTGGATTTTGACCCGGCGCTGACGCAGTACAACGCCCGCTACGAAGCCACCCAGGGGTATTCGTCTACTTTCAACCGCTTTCATCAAAAACTGGCCCAAGACCTCATTGACCGGTTTGATTTGCGCCACAAAACGGTCATCGAAATTGGCTGCGACAAAGGCGACTTTATCACCATGCTGTGCGAGATGGGACCAAACACGGGCATCGGTTTTGATCCGGCCTACGTGCCCGGCCGTCACCCCAGCGAAGCCGCCGACCGGCTGACTTTCATCGCCGATTTTTACTCGGAAAAATACACGGATTACCACGCCGACTTTTTCGCCTGCAAAATGACGTTGGAACACATCCCCGACACCGGCGATTTTATGCGCACCGTGCGCCGGGCCATCGGCGACCGGGAGGAGACGATTGTCTTTTTCCAGATTCCCAACGCCTTTTACGTGCTGGATGATCTGGCTTTTTGGGATGTGTATTACGAACACTGCTCTTACTTCACCAAAGGCTCGTTGGCCCACTTGTTCCGGCACACCGGTTTTACGGTGCTGGATTTGTGGACCGATTACGACGACCAGTATTTGATGATTGCCGCCCGGCCTACGGCCGTTCCCGACCCCAACAGTCCTATTCCCTTCGGTGACGACCTTGATGGCGTGCTGACGGCGGTGGAACGATTTGCTGCGGCCGTGCCGCAAAAAATCGCCGCCTGGCAAGAAAAAATCACCGCCCTCCGCGCCCAGGGACAAACAATCACCCTCTGGGGTGGCGGTTCCAAAGCTGTCGCCTTCCTGACAACGTTGGGTCTGGGCGTGGCCGACATCCCCTACGTGGTAGACATCAATCCGCACAAAGCCGGTACATTTTTGGCCGGCAGTGGACAGGAAATTGTCTTGCCAGCCCATCTTGTGACAGACCCGCCGGATGTGGTCATCATCATGAACCCGATCTATCGCGCCGAAATTGGTCGCGATCTGCAAGCGATAGGTTTGACACCCACCATCCTGACAGTCGAGGACATCTAG
- a CDS encoding GDP-mannose 4,6-dehydratase: protein MHKFFNGRKVLITGGLGFIGSNLAFRLVELGAEVTLIDSLIPEYGGNLYNISGIEDQVRVNISDVRDQFSMHYLVQGQDFLFNLAGQTSHMDSMSNPLADLEINGRAQLYILEACRKYSPDIQVVFASTRQIYGKPDYLPVDENHLLRPVDVNGINKMAGEWYHVLYNNVYGIRACSLRLTNTYGPRMRVKDARQTFLGIWVRLLLEGKPFEVWGGEQLRDFSYVDDAVNALLLTAVSDEANGQIYNLGDKEVVSLQELAQLLVDANGGGEFVVREYPADRKRIDIGDYYADYSKINQAVGWEPKVKLREGLSKTLDFYRQNLQNYLDND from the coding sequence ATGCACAAGTTTTTTAACGGCCGTAAAGTCCTCATCACTGGTGGCTTAGGCTTCATCGGGTCGAATCTTGCCTTCAGGCTGGTGGAATTGGGCGCAGAGGTCACACTGATTGACAGCCTGATCCCCGAATATGGCGGCAACCTCTACAACATTAGCGGCATCGAAGACCAGGTGCGGGTGAACATCTCGGACGTGCGTGACCAGTTTAGTATGCACTACCTGGTGCAGGGGCAGGATTTTTTATTTAATCTAGCCGGGCAAACCAGCCACATGGATTCCATGAGCAACCCGCTTGCCGACCTGGAGATTAACGGCCGTGCCCAGCTCTATATCCTGGAAGCCTGCCGCAAATACAGCCCAGATATCCAGGTCGTCTTTGCCAGCACCCGCCAGATTTACGGCAAACCCGATTACCTGCCGGTGGACGAAAATCACCTGCTGCGCCCGGTGGACGTGAATGGCATCAATAAGATGGCCGGCGAATGGTATCATGTCTTATATAACAATGTGTATGGCATTCGTGCCTGTTCGCTGCGCCTGACCAACACTTACGGCCCACGAATGCGCGTGAAAGACGCCCGGCAAACATTTTTGGGCATTTGGGTCCGCCTGCTGTTAGAGGGCAAACCGTTCGAGGTGTGGGGCGGCGAGCAGCTTCGTGACTTTTCTTACGTGGATGACGCTGTGAATGCGCTGCTGCTCACGGCCGTTAGCGACGAAGCCAACGGCCAGATATACAATCTGGGCGACAAAGAGGTTGTCAGCCTGCAAGAGTTGGCCCAACTGCTGGTAGACGCCAATGGCGGCGGCGAATTTGTCGTGCGCGAATATCCCGCCGACCGCAAACGCATAGACATCGGCGACTACTACGCCGACTACAGCAAAATCAACCAGGCCGTCGGCTGGGAACCCAAAGTGAAATTACGCGAGGGTCTGTCCAAGACGCTCGACTTTTACCGGCAAAATCTACAAAATTACCTGGATAACGACTAA
- a CDS encoding glycosyltransferase family 4 protein, producing MTRPLRVLFLHASRDDANEYTVHRRLARHVDPDKVECYFIWQTATQDPSRDARLNLPKDRAFFIDFGRDQSIQPRPSKAKRALMVLRRFPHTLAFVYRKMREIKPDVIYTTQQRHEVVLAQKFSRILGIPHLIHICYFIGPWLGAATYRLILRNPHIHASCEFVRQTGIDAGIPPHHIQTMHHMADIPMFDLPHDHAWLCREFNWPEDTSIVVGAARLDPDKGFVQLLKAFAIVHQQMPKTRLLIAGQPSPGTDHHLLIKQTATDLGLNNVVTFAGYRTDLPKIFAGMDVFCQPVQHDASSLVFLGAMVARAPVVSVRSGSVPEVIVDGETGLLSDVGDIDSLANNLLKVLQDKELATQLGCAGRERVENVFGPQVIAHDWAEKLYRRFRKQETRPSQRRKIIDSVFGLCTVVGVREMAPILAEIGVLYAQVF from the coding sequence ATGACTAGGCCCCTTCGTGTGTTGTTCTTGCATGCATCACGTGACGATGCCAACGAATATACTGTTCATCGTCGTCTTGCGCGACATGTTGACCCTGATAAAGTGGAATGCTACTTTATATGGCAAACGGCTACACAGGATCCATCCCGGGACGCGCGTCTGAACCTGCCCAAAGACAGAGCATTTTTTATTGATTTTGGACGGGACCAATCTATCCAGCCCAGACCATCAAAAGCAAAACGCGCGCTGATGGTTTTGCGCCGATTCCCACACACACTGGCATTTGTCTATCGCAAAATGCGCGAGATAAAGCCTGATGTCATTTATACAACGCAGCAGCGACATGAAGTTGTTCTGGCTCAGAAGTTTTCGCGTATTCTGGGTATTCCCCATCTCATTCACATCTGCTATTTCATTGGTCCCTGGTTGGGTGCGGCTACCTATCGCTTGATCTTGCGCAACCCCCATATTCATGCCAGTTGCGAGTTTGTGCGACAGACTGGTATTGACGCCGGCATCCCTCCGCACCACATCCAAACCATGCATCACATGGCCGACATTCCTATGTTTGATTTACCGCATGATCATGCCTGGCTGTGTCGGGAATTCAACTGGCCTGAGGATACGTCCATCGTGGTAGGGGCAGCGCGGCTTGACCCTGATAAAGGGTTTGTGCAATTGCTGAAGGCTTTTGCCATCGTACACCAACAAATGCCCAAGACGCGTCTCTTGATTGCTGGCCAGCCTAGTCCTGGGACCGATCATCATCTGCTTATAAAACAAACGGCGACGGACCTGGGTTTGAACAATGTTGTTACCTTTGCCGGTTATCGTACCGATCTGCCGAAGATTTTTGCTGGCATGGATGTTTTTTGTCAGCCGGTGCAGCATGATGCATCTTCGTTGGTGTTTCTGGGGGCCATGGTCGCCCGCGCGCCTGTTGTGTCCGTTCGGTCTGGCAGTGTTCCTGAGGTCATTGTAGATGGGGAGACGGGTCTTCTTTCAGATGTGGGTGATATTGATTCCCTGGCGAATAATTTGTTAAAGGTTTTGCAAGACAAAGAATTGGCGACACAATTAGGCTGTGCAGGCCGAGAGCGGGTTGAGAATGTCTTTGGTCCGCAAGTTATTGCCCACGACTGGGCTGAGAAGCTCTATCGGCGTTTTAGGAAGCAGGAAACACGGCCGTCGCAACGTCGTAAGATAATTGATTCGGTGTTTGGTCTTTGCACGGTTGTCGGCGTGCGGGAAATGGCGCCGATATTGGCTGAGATAGGAGTATTATATGCACAAGTTTTTTAA
- a CDS encoding glycosyltransferase family 4 protein — MNNVLLTVSGSIDPDVEAKIARGERPETDYITMAREFPADLLDYAEAHRRAGKFGRLLAKIGGPNLVLAWVCYTLRRRYRVIFTDGEQVGLPLALLLKFASFGQRPRHLMIVHILSVGKKMIFLDWLRLQSHIDVFFVYATWQKQFIEQRWHVPGDRVVLTPFMVDDAFFAPDQAGRIEDLLGLNGQDRPIICAVGLEFRDYPTLMQAVRGLHVQVVVAAGSPWSKRADTTADQEIPDNVLVRRFTQFELRELYAQSAFLVMPLFNVNFQAGVTALLEAMAMGKAVICSRTPGQTDVVVEGETGVYVPPEDAAALRAAIEQLLQQPEEARRLGENGRRRIIAHMNLAHYTRRLSAYLIEY; from the coding sequence ATGAACAACGTCCTCCTCACCGTCTCCGGCAGCATTGACCCCGACGTAGAAGCCAAAATCGCCCGCGGCGAACGCCCCGAAACTGACTACATCACTATGGCCCGCGAATTCCCCGCCGACCTGCTGGATTATGCCGAAGCCCACCGCCGCGCCGGTAAATTCGGCCGTCTGCTGGCAAAAATTGGCGGGCCGAATCTGGTGCTGGCCTGGGTGTGTTATACCCTGCGCCGCCGTTATCGCGTCATCTTCACCGATGGCGAGCAGGTAGGGCTGCCCCTGGCGCTGCTGCTCAAGTTCGCCAGCTTCGGCCAACGGCCGCGCCATCTCATGATCGTCCACATCTTGTCTGTCGGTAAAAAGATGATTTTTCTCGATTGGCTGCGGCTGCAAAGCCACATTGACGTTTTTTTCGTCTACGCCACCTGGCAAAAACAATTCATCGAGCAGCGCTGGCACGTGCCCGGCGACCGGGTGGTCTTGACGCCCTTTATGGTGGACGACGCCTTTTTTGCCCCGGACCAGGCGGGCAGAATCGAGGATTTGCTGGGGCTGAACGGACAAGACCGGCCCATTATTTGCGCGGTGGGCCTGGAATTCCGCGATTACCCGACGTTGATGCAGGCGGTGCGCGGGCTGCATGTGCAGGTGGTGGTGGCCGCCGGCAGCCCCTGGTCCAAACGGGCCGACACCACCGCCGATCAGGAAATCCCCGACAACGTGTTGGTGCGCCGCTTCACCCAGTTTGAACTGCGCGAGTTGTACGCCCAAAGCGCCTTCCTGGTAATGCCTCTGTTCAACGTCAATTTTCAGGCGGGCGTGACCGCCTTGTTGGAAGCGATGGCCATGGGAAAGGCGGTCATCTGCTCGCGCACGCCAGGGCAGACGGATGTGGTGGTGGAAGGCGAAACGGGCGTCTACGTGCCGCCCGAAGACGCGGCCGCCCTGCGGGCAGCCATCGAACAGCTCTTGCAGCAGCCGGAAGAAGCGCGACGATTGGGAGAGAACGGCCGTCGCCGCATCATCGCCCACATGAACCTTGCCCACTACACCCGCCGCCTATCTGCCTACCTCATTGAGTATTGA
- a CDS encoding glycosyltransferase family 4 protein produces MVKIGFIIEQALGHITHGQNLQQNVAQDPTIEAYWGLPSWEAGGLAGLVPNWTFKAGLQARQQIAAMQRQTKLDVLFFHTQVTAVLAQNWLKRIPGIVSLDATPRQYDSLGEFYAHATGPSWLEDWKWRLNRDCLAAAHHVVTWSAWAKEGVVDEYQVHPDKVTVIPPGVNVTAWTRPEPRRLHDEPVKILFVGGNLERKGGFLLLEAWRNLRATAVPNLELHLVTRDPVSAEPGLFVYNAMQPNSDPLKQLYFAADVFCLPTYGDCLPMVLSEAGAAGLPVVSTAVAAIPEIVANGATGFLVPTGDAGALTHALQQLVQNPELRLRQGETAVAKVQQTFDAAANARRLLDLLKQTSRARKVTA; encoded by the coding sequence TTGGTCAAAATCGGATTCATTATTGAACAGGCGTTGGGCCACATTACGCATGGGCAAAATTTGCAGCAAAACGTGGCTCAAGACCCTACCATCGAGGCGTATTGGGGATTGCCTTCCTGGGAAGCGGGTGGATTAGCCGGCCTTGTGCCCAATTGGACGTTTAAGGCCGGTTTGCAGGCGCGCCAGCAAATCGCTGCCATGCAGCGCCAGACAAAGCTGGACGTGCTGTTTTTTCATACCCAGGTAACGGCCGTTCTCGCCCAAAACTGGCTCAAGCGCATCCCCGGCATCGTCTCCCTGGACGCCACCCCCCGCCAGTACGACTCCCTCGGCGAATTTTACGCCCACGCCACCGGCCCATCCTGGCTGGAAGATTGGAAATGGCGGCTAAATCGTGACTGTCTGGCCGCCGCTCATCACGTCGTCACCTGGTCGGCCTGGGCCAAAGAGGGCGTCGTGGACGAGTACCAGGTTCACCCAGACAAGGTGACGGTTATCCCACCCGGCGTCAACGTGACGGCCTGGACCCGCCCGGAACCGCGCCGTTTGCACGATGAGCCGGTGAAAATCCTGTTTGTTGGCGGCAATCTGGAGCGTAAGGGTGGGTTTCTGCTGTTGGAAGCGTGGCGCAATCTGCGGGCCACGGCCGTTCCTAATCTGGAACTCCACCTCGTCACCCGCGACCCCGTCTCCGCTGAACCCGGTCTGTTTGTCTACAACGCCATGCAGCCCAACAGCGACCCGCTGAAGCAGCTCTATTTTGCCGCCGACGTTTTCTGTCTGCCCACCTATGGCGACTGCCTGCCGATGGTTTTGTCTGAGGCGGGGGCTGCCGGGCTGCCGGTGGTGTCTACGGCCGTTGCCGCCATCCCCGAAATTGTGGCCAATGGCGCGACGGGCTTTCTCGTGCCCACCGGCGATGCGGGCGCACTGACCCACGCGCTGCAACAACTGGTGCAAAACCCGGAACTGCGCTTAAGACAGGGGGAAACGGCCGTGGCCAAAGTCCAGCAAACCTTCGACGCCGCCGCCAACGCCCGCCGCCTGCTCGATTTGCTCAAACAAACCAGCCGCGCCCGCAAGGTGACCGCATGA
- a CDS encoding glycosyltransferase family 4 protein, which translates to MTKKVAFVHDTNEFGGIELFMLLLIKYYDPARYQTMVMIPGYEDPFRSSPKKFIELVEEMQVPMLRPADPGTTPIISFWKDVMGIRNAFKKAGIDIVHIHTPNPHRTLRTTIAARLAGLPLIRSEHLPPSFWEIGSLKVKIGSKINEIFSHKIVPGSDACYVEQLDLLNRNPDKVTRSCYGIELDRFNPNHDVRAAKQKLGFDPDIPVVGNIARLSPEKGQKYLIDAAAIIIRTYGPVNFVIVGSGRLLEELQAQAKNLGIDQYVHFLGYQKDTVPFMEAMDVTVMSSLNEGVSLAMLEFMAMGKPLVSSKEPSFTETVVDGESAILVDLENSKALADGIIRLLQDKELARTIGEEALKKVNSEFNIVKSAKEQMQLYDQGKR; encoded by the coding sequence ATGACAAAAAAAGTGGCGTTCGTTCACGACACAAATGAATTTGGGGGCATCGAGTTGTTTATGCTGCTGTTGATCAAATATTATGATCCCGCCAGATACCAAACAATGGTCATGATACCCGGTTATGAAGACCCGTTTCGTTCAAGCCCTAAAAAATTTATTGAGTTGGTAGAAGAAATGCAAGTCCCCATGCTGCGGCCGGCCGACCCTGGCACAACGCCAATCATTTCATTTTGGAAAGACGTCATGGGCATTAGAAATGCCTTTAAAAAAGCAGGCATAGATATTGTGCACATTCACACGCCGAACCCTCATCGAACCCTACGCACCACAATCGCTGCCCGGCTGGCCGGTTTGCCCCTTATTCGCTCAGAACATTTACCACCTTCCTTCTGGGAAATTGGCTCGCTAAAAGTCAAAATCGGGTCCAAAATCAATGAGATATTCTCGCACAAAATTGTGCCCGGTTCTGACGCCTGTTATGTAGAACAACTCGATCTACTCAACCGAAATCCTGACAAAGTAACCCGGTCCTGTTATGGTATTGAACTAGATCGGTTCAATCCCAACCACGATGTACGCGCCGCAAAGCAAAAACTAGGATTCGATCCGGACATTCCCGTTGTGGGCAATATAGCCCGCTTAAGCCCTGAAAAAGGGCAGAAATACCTGATTGATGCCGCCGCGATCATCATTCGCACATATGGGCCGGTGAACTTTGTCATTGTGGGCAGCGGCCGTTTGCTTGAAGAACTGCAAGCGCAAGCGAAAAATCTTGGTATTGATCAGTATGTCCACTTTCTTGGATACCAAAAGGATACAGTGCCATTTATGGAAGCCATGGATGTTACCGTCATGAGTTCCCTCAATGAAGGCGTATCCCTGGCGATGTTAGAATTTATGGCAATGGGCAAACCATTGGTATCCAGCAAGGAACCCAGCTTCACGGAAACGGTTGTGGATGGGGAGAGCGCTATTTTAGTAGATTTGGAAAACAGTAAAGCCCTGGCTGACGGTATTATCCGTTTGTTGCAGGACAAAGAATTAGCCAGAACAATTGGAGAAGAGGCGCTTAAAAAAGTCAATTCTGAATTCAACATTGTCAAGTCTGCTAAGGAACAAATGCAACTCTATGACCAGGGGAAGCGATGA
- a CDS encoding glycosyltransferase family 2 protein: MFYVILFLQAILLIAEMLLAFMVGYLLLLTAVAWRTARQNARLQPNLTSQPASRFVILIPAHNEERLLPDLLQNLAQLAYPRDLFTIHVVADNCTDQTAVMGRQRGAIVHERFDTVNPGKGYALQWLLQRLWHSGEAHDAVVILDADTVVSANFLQAMAGRLARGERVIQAYYAVRDPGRSWSVGLRYAALAVLHYLRPLGRTALGGSAGLKGNGMVFATDVMRQNEWSASITEDIEFHMTLILNGERVTFAPEAVIQAEMPETLAGAATQNVRWERGRIQMMRLYVPQLLRAMAKSLRERRYGRAYLFFDASMEHIIPPFSVMAALTALFLVVSLLLALLSGSGLANVTLLLAVGLVIGQAIYLLSGLRLVRAPRTVYMALLNIPVFVAWKVWHYGRVLFGFDSHGWVRTARNDEV, from the coding sequence ATGTTCTATGTGATTTTATTTTTGCAAGCCATTTTGCTGATAGCTGAGATGCTTCTCGCTTTTATGGTAGGCTATCTGCTGTTGTTGACGGCCGTTGCCTGGCGCACTGCCAGACAAAATGCCCGTTTGCAGCCCAATCTCACCAGCCAGCCAGCGTCCCGGTTTGTCATCCTTATACCGGCGCATAATGAAGAGCGCCTGCTGCCAGACCTGCTGCAAAATCTGGCGCAGTTGGCTTACCCACGCGACCTGTTCACCATCCATGTGGTCGCCGACAACTGCACCGACCAGACGGCCGTCATGGGCCGCCAGCGCGGAGCAATCGTCCATGAACGGTTCGACACGGTTAACCCCGGCAAGGGGTATGCCCTGCAATGGCTGCTGCAACGCCTGTGGCACAGCGGCGAAGCCCACGACGCCGTCGTCATCCTGGACGCCGACACGGTGGTCTCGGCCAATTTTTTGCAAGCCATGGCCGGCCGTCTGGCGCGGGGGGAACGGGTGATTCAAGCCTATTATGCCGTGCGCGACCCTGGGCGGAGTTGGAGCGTGGGCTTGCGCTATGCGGCGTTGGCGGTGCTGCATTATTTACGGCCGTTAGGCCGCACCGCCCTGGGGGGTTCTGCCGGACTCAAAGGCAACGGCATGGTCTTCGCCACCGACGTGATGCGCCAAAATGAGTGGTCGGCTTCCATCACCGAGGACATCGAATTTCACATGACGCTCATTCTGAACGGCGAACGGGTGACATTTGCCCCAGAAGCGGTTATCCAGGCGGAAATGCCGGAGACGCTGGCCGGAGCCGCCACGCAAAATGTGCGTTGGGAACGCGGGCGCATCCAGATGATGCGCCTCTATGTGCCCCAACTGCTGCGGGCGATGGCCAAGAGTCTGCGCGAAAGGCGATACGGCCGTGCTTATCTCTTTTTTGACGCCAGCATGGAACACATCATTCCTCCTTTTTCGGTAATGGCTGCGCTGACAGCCCTTTTTCTGGTTGTCAGCCTGCTCCTGGCGCTGTTGTCCGGCTCAGGTCTGGCAAACGTCACTCTGTTACTCGCTGTTGGCCTTGTAATAGGCCAGGCCATCTACCTGCTGTCAGGTCTGCGTCTGGTCCGCGCGCCGAGAACTGTTTACATGGCTTTGTTAAACATCCCGGTT
- a CDS encoding methyltransferase domain-containing protein: MDQLPVHCNVLWPSREGALSAPRGDIHLTYLPDCGHIYNSAFDPELMTYTEAYENSLHFSPRFQEYATNLAERLIATYDLRGKDIVEIGSGQGDFLQMLCQMGGNRGVGFDPSYAAEEGVGDTAVSFVQAYYSEEFADYPADFICCRHVLEHIHEPVPFLKAVHRAINGRMDTVVFFEVPNALWTVRQLGIWDIIYEHCSYYSPVSLTHLFTQAGFAVLAVNETFGGQFLTIEARLAAAAAVSPPASTADLADLSADVARFADNYRQKVAHWQGVLQDLAGNGRRVVVWGSGSKGVMFMNTFDQAGLIRYAVDINPRKQGMFVAGSGQEIISPEFLRVYQPDVVIIMNRNYEDEIAGQLAQLGLVTDILVA, from the coding sequence ATGGACCAACTTCCGGTCCACTGCAACGTCCTCTGGCCCAGCCGTGAGGGCGCATTGTCTGCGCCACGCGGCGACATCCACCTGACCTATTTGCCGGACTGCGGCCACATCTACAACAGCGCCTTCGACCCGGAGTTGATGACCTACACCGAAGCGTATGAGAACTCGCTGCACTTTTCGCCCCGTTTTCAAGAATACGCCACGAATTTGGCCGAGCGATTGATTGCGACGTATGACCTGCGCGGCAAGGACATTGTGGAGATTGGCTCCGGGCAGGGAGATTTTTTGCAGATGTTGTGCCAGATGGGCGGCAATCGCGGTGTGGGGTTTGACCCCAGTTATGCGGCGGAGGAAGGGGTGGGCGACACGGCCGTTTCCTTTGTGCAAGCCTACTATTCCGAGGAATTTGCCGACTACCCAGCCGATTTTATCTGCTGCCGCCATGTGTTGGAACACATCCATGAGCCGGTTCCCTTTTTGAAAGCGGTGCACCGGGCGATTAACGGCCGTATGGACACCGTCGTCTTTTTTGAAGTACCCAACGCCTTGTGGACGGTGCGACAGCTAGGCATTTGGGACATCATTTATGAACACTGCTCCTATTACAGCCCGGTTTCCCTGACCCATCTATTCACCCAGGCCGGGTTTGCCGTGTTGGCCGTGAATGAGACCTTTGGCGGGCAATTTTTGACGATTGAGGCGAGGCTGGCGGCGGCAGCGGCCGTTTCCCCCCCCGCTAGCACCGCCGACCTGGCCGACCTCTCGGCCGACGTGGCCCGCTTCGCCGACAATTACCGGCAAAAAGTGGCTCACTGGCAGGGCGTATTGCAGGATTTGGCCGGCAACGGCCGTCGCGTCGTCGTCTGGGGGTCGGGTTCCAAAGGGGTCATGTTCATGAACACCTTCGACCAGGCGGGACTCATCCGCTATGCCGTAGACATCAACCCGCGCAAGCAGGGGATGTTTGTCGCCGGCAGCGGCCAGGAAATTATCTCCCCGGAGTTCCTGCGCGTCTACCAGCCCGACGTGGTCATCATCATGAACCGCAATTATGAAGACGAAATCGCCGGACAGTTGGCCCAACTGGGTCTTGTCACCGACATCCTCGTCGCCTAA
- a CDS encoding DegT/DnrJ/EryC1/StrS family aminotransferase yields the protein MTNQTKIVPANPHANYLAHKAEIDTAVQRVLESGWYILGPEVTGFEQEFAAWLGAAEAIGVANGTDALELALRACGVGSGDRVISVSNTAVATIAAIERCGAIPVFADIEPDTYTLDPAALAAAVAHSQHHFPGTLKAIIPVHLYGHPADMDAILEIARQHDLYVIEDCAQAHGATLNGRKVGTIGHIAAFSLYPTKNLGALGDGGVIATNDAALADRVRLLRQYGWRERYISLIPGLNSRLDPIQAAVLRVKLAYLDADNGRRQAIAQVYNQRLAQLPLVLPAVKETAGHVYHQYVLRAAQRESLRAFLAERGIETQILYPVPIHLQAAYEGRVALSGSLRHTETLAHEIMTLPIYPELGLDNANRVADAILDWANSQA from the coding sequence ATGACAAACCAAACCAAAATTGTCCCGGCAAATCCTCATGCCAATTATTTAGCCCATAAAGCGGAAATAGACACGGCCGTTCAGCGCGTCTTAGAAAGCGGTTGGTACATTCTAGGGCCGGAAGTAACCGGCTTCGAGCAAGAATTCGCCGCCTGGTTGGGTGCGGCCGAGGCCATCGGCGTCGCCAATGGCACAGACGCCCTGGAATTGGCCCTACGCGCCTGCGGCGTGGGCAGCGGCGACCGGGTGATCTCGGTGTCTAACACGGCCGTTGCCACCATCGCGGCCATCGAACGCTGCGGCGCCATCCCCGTCTTTGCCGATATTGAGCCGGACACCTATACCCTGGACCCGGCGGCGCTGGCGGCGGCCGTTGCCCACAGCCAACACCATTTCCCCGGTACGCTCAAAGCGATCATCCCCGTCCACCTCTACGGCCACCCGGCCGACATGGACGCCATTCTGGAGATCGCCCGGCAGCATGACTTGTATGTCATCGAGGATTGCGCCCAGGCGCATGGGGCCACGCTGAACGGCCGTAAAGTGGGAACCATCGGCCACATCGCCGCCTTCAGCCTCTACCCCACCAAAAACCTGGGCGCGTTGGGCGATGGCGGCGTCATCGCCACCAACGATGCGGCCCTGGCCGACCGCGTGCGCTTGCTGCGCCAATATGGCTGGCGCGAACGGTACATCAGCCTGATTCCCGGCCTCAACTCGCGGCTGGACCCCATTCAGGCGGCCGTTCTGCGCGTGAAGCTGGCCTATTTGGATGCCGACAACGGCCGTCGCCAGGCCATCGCCCAGGTGTACAACCAGCGGTTGGCCCAACTGCCCCTGGTGCTGCCGGCCGTCAAAGAAACAGCCGGGCACGTTTACCATCAATACGTCTTACGCGCCGCCCAGCGCGAATCGCTGCGCGCCTTCCTTGCCGAACGCGGCATTGAAACCCAGATTTTGTATCCGGTCCCCATCCACCTCCAGGCTGCCTATGAAGGTCGGGTGGCCCTGTCCGGCTCCCTGCGCCATACGGAAACGCTGGCCCACGAAATCATGACCCTGCCCATCTACCCCGAATTAGGGTTGGACAACGCCAATCGCGTCGCTGACGCCATTTTGGACTGGGCGAACAGTCAGGCATAA